A window of Pan paniscus chromosome 10, NHGRI_mPanPan1-v2.0_pri, whole genome shotgun sequence contains these coding sequences:
- the LOC100990425 gene encoding olfactory receptor 2AP1: MGHWSGLCHQRRSSSSISFFSCQTSSVHFRAPLPFSALITTLFFTLRLKIFSTMKNKTVLTEFILLGLTDVPELQVAVFTFLFLAYLLSILGNLTILILTLLDSHLQTPMYFFLRNFSFLEISFTNIFIPRVLISITTGNKSISFAGCFTQYFFAIFLGATEFYLLAAMSYDRYVAICKPLHYTTIMSSRICIQLIFCSWLGGLMAIIPPITLMSQQDFCASNRLNHYFCDYGPLLELSCSDTSLIEKVVVLVASVTLVVTLVLVILSYAFIIKTILKLPSAQQRTKAFSTCSSHMIVISLSYGSCMFMYINPSAKEGDTFNKGVALLITSVAPLLNPFIYTLRNQQVKQAFKDMVKKLLNL, encoded by the coding sequence ATGGGCCACTGGTCTGGACTATGTCATCAGAGGAGAAGTTCAtcatccatttcatttttttcttgtcagaCTTCATCCGTTCATTTCAGAGCACCTCTTCCTTTCTCAGCTTTGATTACTACTCTCTTTTTCACTTTGAGACTCAAAATTTTttcaacaatgaaaaataaaaccgtGTTAACTGAGTTTATCCTTCTGGGTCTAACAGATGTCCCTGAACTCCAGGTGGCagttttcacctttcttttccttgcGTATTTACTCAGCATCCTTGGAAATCTGACTATCCTCATACTCACCTTGCTGGACTCCCACCTTCAGACTCCCATGTATTTCTTTCTCCGGAACTTCTCCTTCTTGGAAATTTCCTTCACAAACATCTTCATTCCAAGGGTCCTGATTAGCATCACAACAGGGAACAAGAGTATCAGCTTTGCTGGCTGCTTCACTCAGTATTTCTTTGCCATATTCCTTGGGGCCACAGAGTTTTACCTTCTGGCTGCCATGTCCTATGACCGCTatgtggccatctgcaaaccTCTGCATTACACCACCATCATGAGCAGCAGAATCTGCATCCAGTTGATTTTCTGCTCTTGGCTGGGTGGGCTAATGGCTATTATACCACCAATCACCCTGATGAGTCAGCAGGACTTTTGTGCATCCAACAGACTGAATCATTACTTCTGTGACTATGGGCCTCTTCTGGAACTCTCATGTTCAGACACAAGCCTCATAGAGAAGGTTGTCGTTCTTGTGGCATCTGTGACCCTGGTGGTCACTCTGGTGCTAGTGATTCTCTCCTATGCATTCATTATCAAGACTATTCTGAAGCTCCCCTCTGCCCAACAAAGGACAAAAGCCTTTTCCACATGTTCTTCCCACATGATTGTCATCTCCCTCTCTTACGGAAGCTGCATGTTTATGTACATTAATCCCTCTGCAAAAGAAGGGGATACATTCAACAAGGGAGTAGCTCTACTCATTACTTCAGTTGCTCCTTTGTTGAACCCCTTTATTTACACCCTAAGGAACCAACAGGTAAAACAAGCCTTCAAGGATATGGTCAAAAAGCTTCTGAATCTTTAA